The proteins below are encoded in one region of Oryctolagus cuniculus unplaced genomic scaffold, mOryCun1.1 SCAFFOLD_76, whole genome shotgun sequence:
- the LOC100358582 gene encoding zinc finger protein 665 — MCSRDFPQQVMTAFEDLAVYFTWEEWQKMNNAQKILYRDVMLETYSSLFSLGHCITKPDLIFKLEQGEEPWIVDECLNLSLSVVMKRDDLIRINQKSQDKNLNQDFMKNNKTSSLKRIELRKTLSLNSSHVPTLIIKKGIYSGLKPEECNKCHTVYPPSGPDQLQAGEKFDNTKIPGKSLQFCEPLSQLDNIHIMKQPFGPTGQAKVFTRKMFCKSERVHMAENCNKSTVTFGKATQIEKAIHENSSLNMHQQTHTRKKFYKYIMYVEPVIHQSHLAINQKLNTREKLYTCKPCGKSLSFNSPSECNDCGKAFRQNSVLRKHQQIHTGEKPHECSDCRKAFTQKSYLINHQRIHTREKLYKCLQCGKGFLWKSDLIVHQRIHTGEKPHKCNDCGKAFGCKSSLLIHQRIHTGEKPHKCNDCGKAFGQNSDLIRHQQIHTGEKPHKCNDCGKAFGQMSALLIHQQIHTGEKPHKCNDCGKAFGHKSSLLIHQRIHTGEKPHKCNDCGKAFGRKSNLIIHQRIHTGEKPHKCNDCGKAFGRKPDLIIHQQIHSGEKPYKCNDCGKAFGRKPDLIIHQQIHSGEKPHECNDCGKAFGRKPDLLIHQRIHTGEKPHKCNDCGKAFGHKSGLRKHQRIHTGEKPHKCNDCGKAFGQNSDLIRHQQIHTGEKPHKCNDCGKAFGQMSALLIHQQIHTGEKPHKCNDCGKAFGRKPDLIIHQ; from the exons GTGATgacagcatttgaagacctggctgtgtacttcaCATGGgaagaatggcagaaaatgaacaatgctcagaaaatcctgtacagagatgtgatgctggagacctacagcagcctgttctccttgg ggcactgcattaccaaacctgacttgatcttcaagttggagcaaggagaagAGCCATGGATCGTGGATGAATGCTTGAATCTGAGCCTTTcag tggtcatgaaaagggatgacctgattaggatcaaccagaaaagtcaggacaaaaatctgaatcaggattttatgaaaaataacaagacatcATCTCTCAAGAgaattgaattaagaaaaacacttagtTTAAATTCAAGCCATGTTCCAACACTGATTATTAAAAAGGGAATCTATTCAGGATTGAAGCCTGAGGAATGCAATAAATGTCACACTGTGTATCCCCCcagtgggcctgatcaactacaggctggagagaaatttgataacactaagatacctggaaaatctctccagttctgtgagcctCTTAGCCAGCTTGACAATATTCACAtcatgaagcagccatttggacccACTGGACAAGCAAAAGTCTTCACAAGAAAGATGTTCTGTAAATCTGAGAGGGTTCATATGGCAGAAAACTGTAATAAGTCAACTGTCACTTTTGGAAAAGCAACGCAAATAGAAAAAGCTATCCATGAAAATTCTAGCCTCAATATGCATCAACAAACTCatacaagaaagaaattttataagtacattatGTATGTTGAACCTGTCATTCACCAGTCACATCTTGCAATAAACCAGAAACTAAATACAAGGGAAAAACTTTacacatgtaaaccttgtggaaaatcactcagttttaattcaccttctgaatgtaatgactgtggaaaagcctttagacaAAATTCAGtcctcaggaaacatcagcaaattcacacaggggagaaacctcatgaatgtagtgACTGTAGAAAAGCCTTTACACAGAAGTCATACCTCATAaaccatcagcgaattcacacaagAGAGAAACTTTATAAATGCCTTCAATGCGGAAAAGGCTTTTTGTGGAAGTCAGACCTCATagtacaccagagaattcacacaggggagaaacctcataaatgcaatgactgtggaaaagcctttggatgCAAGTCATCCCTCCTaatacatcagcgaattcacacaggggagaaacctcataaatgtaatgactgtggaaaagcctttggacaaaactcagacctcatcagacaccagcaaattcacacaggggagaaacctcataaatgtaatgactgtggaaaagcctttggacaaatgtCAGCCCTCCTtatacaccagcaaattcacacaggggagaaacctcataaatgtaatgactgtggaaaagcctttggacacaagtcGTCCCtcctcatacaccagcgaattcacacaggggagaagcctcacaaatgtaatgactgtggaaaagcctttgggcgaaagtcaaacctcatcatacaccagcgaattcacacaggggagaaacctcataaatgtaatgactgtggaaaagcctttggacgaaagccAGACCTCATAATACATCAGCAAATTCACTCgggggagaaaccttataaatgtaatgactgtggaaaagcctttggacgaaagccAGACCTTATCATACATCAGCAAATTCACTcgggggagaaacctcatgaatgtaatgactgtggaaaagcctttggacgaaagccAGACCtcctcatacaccagcgaattcacacaggggagaaacctcataaatgtaatgactgtggaaaagccttcggACACAAGTCAGGCCTAAGgaaacatcagcgaattcacacaggggagaaacctcataaatgtaatgactgtggaaaagcctttggacaaaactcagacctcatcagacaccagcaaattcacacaggggagaaacctcataaatgtaatgactgtggaaaagcctttggacaaatgtCAGCCCTGCTCatacatcagcaaattcacacaggggagaaacctcataaatgtaatgactgtggaaaagcctttggacgaaagccagacctcatcatacaccagtga